The region AATCACATTTCCCTGTTGTTGCCACAATTCCTAGTGGAACAAAACTTGGGACAGAAGAGTCAATAACAATAAATTTACAAACAACGAATGGTAATAGCTACTCAGAAATTTTGTCTAAATATGATAATGGCTCTAAATTTCTCCCTACTTGGACAGTTTCAAAAGGCTCCGAAAATATTAAAGTTTCCCAAGATGGAAAAGTAACTGCAATCAAACCAGGTGATGCAACAATTGAAGCAAAAATTCCAGGTTTGGCAGCTAAAAGTGGTTTTTTATTCATTAAGGCACTTGGTCAAGTTGGCTTTTATGTAGATGGTTCTATTAACTGGGATATAGCAGCACTTGTTGGTGCATTTGGATTAACATTGCTTCTTTCTCAAGTTTTGTCTAGTCAGGGAATGCCTGCCAATCCGCAACAATCAACAGCCAACAAAATCACTCCAGTTATGATCACTGGCATGTTTCTGTTTTTCCCACTTCCAGCAGGAGTATTACTATATATGGTTGTTGCCAACATATTTCAGGCTTTTCAAACCTTCCTTCTTAACAAAGAAGCCCTCCCTGAAAATCTTCAAAAAATTTTGGATCAACAATTATTAGTAAAAAATGAAGCTATAGCAACAACTGCTTCAACCATTACAGATAAAAGATTGCCTTTTGAACCAAATAGCAAAAAATAGTTTTGAACTTACACAATGAATCCTTGGTGTAGAAAATTAGAATTACTAATAAAATCAAGAGCTTCACTAATTTGGATAAGGACTAAAGAAGAAGAAAGGTTAGAAAAATTAGTTAATTTATCATGCGAAAGATTAAATATTAAAAGGTTCGTTTGCTGGGATTGTGTCTCCGGTATTAAGGGTTTAATAAATGAAGAAGGTAAATTCTCTAACAATCCGTTAGGAGTACTTAATTGGCTAAAGGAACAAAGTTCTGAAGCTTCAACGGTTTTATTAGTTAAAGATTTTCATAAATTTTATGATGATCCATCTATTAGTAGAACTATTAAAGAACTATCTTCATCGCTAAAGGAAACGAATCATAATCTAGTTATAAGTTCACATTTATTCCCATCATCAGATGAGCTGGATGAATTAATGACAATTTTAAATTTACCTTTACCTGATCAAAAAGAATTAAAAAATCTAATAAAAAAAATTGCTATCAATACCAATTCAAATCTTGAAGAACAAGATTTAAATGAACTTTCTATAGCTTCAAGTGGACTAACAGAAATAAAAGTTAAGCAAGTAACAGCAAAGGCCCTCGCGCAAAGAGGGAAAATAAGTAAAGAAGATATTAAAGATATACTTGAAGAAAAAAAACAAGTTATCGCCAGAAGTGAAATTTTAGAATTTTTCGAAGCCAAATCAAGTCAAGATGATATTGGTGGTTTAAATGTTTTAAAAGTTTGGCTTAATCAAAGATACAGAGCTTTTTCTAAGGAAGCTAGAGACTATGGATTACCTATTCCCAAAGGAGTTCTACTGGTTGGAGCTCAAGGAACTGGAAAGTCTCTTACTGCAAAGTCCATTTCCAAAAGTTGGTCGATGCCACTCCTTAGATTAGATGTGGGGAGACTATTTTCTAGTCTTGTTGGTTCAAGCGAGGCAAGAACAAGAGAAACAATATTGAGAGCAGAGGCCATGTCCCCATGCATCCTTTGGATCGATGAAATTGATAAGGGCTTTGGTGGCGATGCAAGAAGCGATGGAGGGACAAGTCAAAGGGTTTTAGCAAGTTTGCTAACTTGGATGGCTGAAAAAGAATCTGCAGTATTTGTTATTGCCACCGCTAATGCAATAGACAAGCTCCCCGCGGAATTATTAAGAAAAGGTAGGTTTGATGAAATATTTTTTCTTGATTTACCAAATTCAGACGAAAGATTGAGCATCCTGGATTTACATTTAAAAAAGAGAAGACCAAGTTACAGTTTCCCTCTAAGTACAATTATTGATAGAACAGATGGTTTCTCAGGAGCAGAACTAGAACAAGCAGTAATAGAGGGAATGCACATTTCATTCTCTGAAAATAGAGAGCTTATGGAAAAAGATTTAATAAAGGCAGTGTCCGAATTAGTTCCGTTATCCAGAACTGCTAGAGAACAAATCGATTCATTAAAAGAATGGTCATCCTCAGGGAGAGCACGCTCTGCATCTTAATTAAATTTATGGAAATTCTTTAATAAGTTAGGAATCATTAATTTAGTTAATTTTTCTCCAAAAATACCTAATAATGATTTTAGATTAACTATCTTAATTAAGGTATAAAAAAAAAAGAGTGTTAGATCAAAAATTAATAAGAGAAAATCCAAAATCTGTTGCAGAGAATTTATCTTTAAGGGGAAAATTTTATGATGTATCCCACATACATGAATTAACTGTTAGAAAAAAGGAAATTGATATAGAAGTATCAAGCCTTCAATCTGAAAGTAAAAAATTAAGTAAATTAATTGGTCAAGAAATTATCAAATCTCAAAACAATAATTCTCCAGAAATAGATAATTTAAAGAAAAAGGGAAACGAATATAGAATAAAAATTTCTGAATATGAAGAAAAACAAAGAGTTTTAGATAAAGAAATAAATAACGGGATTTCTGACCTGCCAAATTTCCCAAGCAAAGATGCCCCTATTGGGAAAGACGAAAGTGATAATGTCCAAGTAAAAACTTGGGGCGATCCTTTGAAAGAATCTAATCTTAAATCTCATTGGGAAATAGGTGAAAGTCTTAATCTTTTTGACTCAATAAAATCAACTAAAATATCAAAAAGTCGTTTCATTACACTCATCGGCAATGGTGCCAGATTAGAAAGGGCATTAATAAATTTCATGCTCGACATGCATACTAAAAATGGTTATTTAGAGTTAATGCCACCAGCTTTAGTAAATTCAGACAGTCTGACAGGATCTGGTCAACTACCTAAATTTTCAAATGAAAGTTTCAAGTGTTCTAATGACGATCTCTGGCTTTCTCCAACAGCCGAAGTTCCATTAACAGCTTTTCATAGAAATGAGATTATTGATCTAAAGCAGTTACCTATTAAATATGTGGCGTATAGCCCATGTTTTAGAAGAGAAGCTGGAAGTTATGGAAAGGATACCAGGGGTTTAATAAGACTTCATCAATTTAATAAAGTTGAGCTATATTGGTTTTGCGATCCAAGTAAATCTTTAGAAGCTCATCAACAGATTACTACTGATGCAGAAAGCATTCTAAAAAAGCTCAACTTACCTTATAGAGTAGTAGATATTTGTACGGGAGACTTAGGTTTTTCTTCTAGCAGAACTTTTGACCTTGAGGTTTGGCTACCTAGTAGTAAATGTTATAGAGAAATTTCAAGTTGTAGCAATTGCTTTGACTTTCAAGCACGGAGATCATCAATAAGAACAAAAATTGATAAAAAAAATACATTTATACACACATTAAACGGTAGTGGTCTTGCAATTGGAAGGACGATGGCTGCAATTCTTGAGAATGGCCAACAAATTGACGGTAGCGTTAAGATTCCAGATGCTCTTGTTCCATATTTTGGATCAAATTTCTTAAAAACTACTTAGTATAAATAAATGAATGTTTTAACCTCAATAACAGTACTGGGATTTCTCATTTTTTTTCATGAGATGGGACATTTTCTCGCAGCAATTCTTCAGGGGATATATGTTGATGGATTTTCAATTGGTTTTGGTCCATCAATAATTCAAAAAAAATATAAAGGCATCACTTATTCATTTAGAGCATTTCCTTTAGGGGGATTCGTTTCCTTCCCCGATGAAGAAATAAATAATATTGATCCTGAAGATCCAAATCTTTTAAAAAACAGGCCAATTATCCAAAGAGTTATTGTAATATCTGCTGGTGTATTTGCTAACTTAATTCTTGCATATACTATTTTAATTATAAATGTAACTACTGTTGGGATTCCCTTTGATCCAGAACCAGGTATCCTAGTTCTGGCTACTCAACCTAATAAAGCGGCTTCTATTGCTGGATTAAAGTCTGGAGATAAAATCTTAAAAGTTAAAAGTAGTACTTTAGGAGTTGGTGATCAAGCTGTTTCCGATTTAGTAAAAGAGATTCAAAATTCATCCGAAACCCAAATTTCAATAACCATAGAAAGAGAAGGAATTTTCAAAGATTTAACTTTGGTGCCAAAAAATGTTGATGGGAAAGGTACTATTGGAGCCCAATTACAGCCAAATATCAAGTCAGAAACTAAAAAGACCAAGAATATATTAGAACTTTTTGAATACACTAATAATGAATTTTCATCACTTTTGGTAAAAACAATTCAAGGTTATAAAGGATTAATAACAAATTTTTCCTCAACAGCTCAACAATTAAGTGGTCCAGTCAAAATTGTCGAAATTGGTGCCCAACTATCGCAACAAGGAGGAAAAGGGATATTATTATTCGCAGCTTTAATTTCGATCAATTTAGCAGTCCTCAATTCTTTACCTTTACCACTTTTAGATGGAGGACAACTTGTTTTCACTTTAATTGAAGGGTTTAGAGGGAAACCTGTGCCAGTTAAGTTACAGATGGTTGTTACTCAATCCAGTTTTTTTCTATTAATTGGACTAAGTGTATTATTGATAATTCGCGATACAAGTCAACTTTTAATTGTGCAAAGATTATTAAGCCAATAGAAATTTTTAAAATTGTTAGTCAAGCTGTTAATATATAAAATAGTTTTTAAATTTTTCATTAATGGCAAAAAAGTCCATGATTGCGAGAGAAGTCAAACGCAAAAAACTTGTTATTAAATATGCTGCAAAAAGGAAATCATTGTTAGATGAATTCAACTCCGCAAAAGACCCCATGGAAAGATTAGAAATTCATAGAAAAATTCAAGCTCTGCCAAGAAACTCAGCGCCAAACAGGGTAAGGAACAGATGTTGGGCAACTGGTAAACCAAGAGGAGTTTACAGAGATTTTGGTCTTTGCAGAAATCAGTTAAGGCAAAGAGCACATAATGGTGAACTTCCAGGTGTTGTAAAATCAAGTTGGTAGCATTTCTGAATTAAATTCTTAGTGAAATTCTATTTTTTCATTAAATTAAATTTTAAAGAAATTGATATCATTTTAAGATATTTTTAAAAATTTTATAGCTTATTTAAATAATTTACTCAATATGTCCCTATAAAATGTAAGAATAAATTATGTATAGATTTATAATTTAAAAAGTGGAAGGACAGAATAAGTCGATCACGTTTGACGGACGAGAGATACGACTAACTACAGGACTATATGCTCCTCAAGCAAATGGTTCAGTAATGATTGAGTGTGGTGACACCTCTTTACTTGTTACAGCAACAAAAACTACAAAAAAAGATGCTTCAGACTTTCTCCCTCTAATATGTGACTATGAGGAGAAACTATATGCTGCAGGAAGAATTCCAGGTGGTTTTATGAGGAGAGAGGGTCGCCCTCCAGAAAGAGCGACTTTAATTTCAAGATTAATTGACAGGCCTATGAGGCCACTTTTCCCTTCATGGATGAGAGACGAGATACAGATAGTAGCATCTTGCCTTTCTTTAGATGAAAGGGTTCCAGCAGATGTTTTAGCTGTTACAGGGGCTTCTATAGCAACCCTACTCGGAGAAATACCATTTTATGGCCCTATGGCAGCTGTTAGAGTCGGCCTCATTGGGGATGATTTCATCTTAAACCCCAGTTATAGAGAGATAGAGAAAGGAGATTTAGACATTGTTGTTGCGGGATCACCTGACGGCATTGTAATGATTGAGGCTGGAGCCAACCAATTATCAGAGCAAGATACTATTGAAGCTATAGATTTTGGTTATGAAGCAGTTACTGAACTCATTAAATCTCAAGAGGATTTACTCAAAGATTTAGGTATAAAACATGTTAATCCATCTGACCCTGAAGAAGATAAAACATTACCTACTTATTTAGAGAAAAATTGTACAAAATCAATAGATTTAGTTTTAAAGAAATTTGATCTGTCCAAAGAGGAAAGAGATCTTGAACTCGAAAAAATAAAAGTTGAGACTCAGGGTAAAATTGAATCTTTGAAAGATGATAACCAATTAAAAGTTCTTCTCACAGAAAATGATAAGTTATTAAGTTCCGACTTCAAAAAACTAACCAAAAAACTAATGAGATCGCAAATCATTAATGATGGGAAAAGAGTTGATGGTCGAGAATTAGATGAAGTCAGAAAGATTTCTGCATCTGCTGGAATTCTTCCAAAAAGAGTGCATGGCTCCGCATTATTCCAAAGAGGTTTAACTCAAGTTTTATCTACAACTACTTTAGGGACACCTAGTGATGCACAAGAAATGGATGACCTTAACCCAAGCACTGAAAAAACTTATCTCCATCACTATAATTTTCCTCCATATTCAGTAGGAGAAACAAGACCAATGAGAACTCCTGGGAGAAGAGAAATTGGGCATGGAGCATTAGCTGAGAGAGCAATAATTCCTGTCCTACCTGGGAA is a window of Prochlorococcus marinus XMU1419 DNA encoding:
- the serS gene encoding serine--tRNA ligase, with amino-acid sequence MLDQKLIRENPKSVAENLSLRGKFYDVSHIHELTVRKKEIDIEVSSLQSESKKLSKLIGQEIIKSQNNNSPEIDNLKKKGNEYRIKISEYEEKQRVLDKEINNGISDLPNFPSKDAPIGKDESDNVQVKTWGDPLKESNLKSHWEIGESLNLFDSIKSTKISKSRFITLIGNGARLERALINFMLDMHTKNGYLELMPPALVNSDSLTGSGQLPKFSNESFKCSNDDLWLSPTAEVPLTAFHRNEIIDLKQLPIKYVAYSPCFRREAGSYGKDTRGLIRLHQFNKVELYWFCDPSKSLEAHQQITTDAESILKKLNLPYRVVDICTGDLGFSSSRTFDLEVWLPSSKCYREISSCSNCFDFQARRSSIRTKIDKKNTFIHTLNGSGLAIGRTMAAILENGQQIDGSVKIPDALVPYFGSNFLKTT
- the yidC gene encoding membrane protein insertase YidC, with translation MIGFISEKLLIPILDFFYGLVPSYGLAIVALTVVIRIALFPLSAGSIRSARRMKIAQPVMQKRQAEIKSKFSGDPKKQQEELGKLMNEFGSPLAGCLPLIVQMPVLFALFATLRGSPFADVPYNINLKVIPQDQIAAIDPKPYKSPRHSIFITEKSHFPVVATIPSGTKLGTEESITINLQTTNGNSYSEILSKYDNGSKFLPTWTVSKGSENIKVSQDGKVTAIKPGDATIEAKIPGLAAKSGFLFIKALGQVGFYVDGSINWDIAALVGAFGLTLLLSQVLSSQGMPANPQQSTANKITPVMITGMFLFFPLPAGVLLYMVVANIFQAFQTFLLNKEALPENLQKILDQQLLVKNEAIATTASTITDKRLPFEPNSKK
- a CDS encoding polyribonucleotide nucleotidyltransferase, whose product is MEGQNKSITFDGREIRLTTGLYAPQANGSVMIECGDTSLLVTATKTTKKDASDFLPLICDYEEKLYAAGRIPGGFMRREGRPPERATLISRLIDRPMRPLFPSWMRDEIQIVASCLSLDERVPADVLAVTGASIATLLGEIPFYGPMAAVRVGLIGDDFILNPSYREIEKGDLDIVVAGSPDGIVMIEAGANQLSEQDTIEAIDFGYEAVTELIKSQEDLLKDLGIKHVNPSDPEEDKTLPTYLEKNCTKSIDLVLKKFDLSKEERDLELEKIKVETQGKIESLKDDNQLKVLLTENDKLLSSDFKKLTKKLMRSQIINDGKRVDGRELDEVRKISASAGILPKRVHGSALFQRGLTQVLSTTTLGTPSDAQEMDDLNPSTEKTYLHHYNFPPYSVGETRPMRTPGRREIGHGALAERAIIPVLPGKETFPYVLRVVSEVLSSNGSTSMGSVCGSTLSLLDAGVPLKAPVSGTAMGLIKEGKEVRILTDIQGIEDFLGDMDFKVAGTDKGITALQMDMKITGLPVSIISDAIKKARPARLHILEKMQEAIDKPQESLSPHAPRLLSFRIDPELIGTVIGPGGRTIKGITERTNTKIDIEDGGIVTIASHDGAAAEEAQKIIEGLTRKVHEGEIFSGVVTRIIPIGAFVEILPGKEGMVHISQLSEARVERVEDVVRQGDEVTVRVREIDSRGRINLTLRGVGQNNGMSYPEPTPTPVAPLN
- the rpsN gene encoding 30S ribosomal protein S14: MAKKSMIAREVKRKKLVIKYAAKRKSLLDEFNSAKDPMERLEIHRKIQALPRNSAPNRVRNRCWATGKPRGVYRDFGLCRNQLRQRAHNGELPGVVKSSW
- the rseP gene encoding RIP metalloprotease RseP, encoding MNVLTSITVLGFLIFFHEMGHFLAAILQGIYVDGFSIGFGPSIIQKKYKGITYSFRAFPLGGFVSFPDEEINNIDPEDPNLLKNRPIIQRVIVISAGVFANLILAYTILIINVTTVGIPFDPEPGILVLATQPNKAASIAGLKSGDKILKVKSSTLGVGDQAVSDLVKEIQNSSETQISITIEREGIFKDLTLVPKNVDGKGTIGAQLQPNIKSETKKTKNILELFEYTNNEFSSLLVKTIQGYKGLITNFSSTAQQLSGPVKIVEIGAQLSQQGGKGILLFAALISINLAVLNSLPLPLLDGGQLVFTLIEGFRGKPVPVKLQMVVTQSSFFLLIGLSVLLIIRDTSQLLIVQRLLSQ
- a CDS encoding AAA family ATPase; protein product: MNPWCRKLELLIKSRASLIWIRTKEEERLEKLVNLSCERLNIKRFVCWDCVSGIKGLINEEGKFSNNPLGVLNWLKEQSSEASTVLLVKDFHKFYDDPSISRTIKELSSSLKETNHNLVISSHLFPSSDELDELMTILNLPLPDQKELKNLIKKIAINTNSNLEEQDLNELSIASSGLTEIKVKQVTAKALAQRGKISKEDIKDILEEKKQVIARSEILEFFEAKSSQDDIGGLNVLKVWLNQRYRAFSKEARDYGLPIPKGVLLVGAQGTGKSLTAKSISKSWSMPLLRLDVGRLFSSLVGSSEARTRETILRAEAMSPCILWIDEIDKGFGGDARSDGGTSQRVLASLLTWMAEKESAVFVIATANAIDKLPAELLRKGRFDEIFFLDLPNSDERLSILDLHLKKRRPSYSFPLSTIIDRTDGFSGAELEQAVIEGMHISFSENRELMEKDLIKAVSELVPLSRTAREQIDSLKEWSSSGRARSAS